Proteins encoded in a region of the Oscillatoria salina IIICB1 genome:
- a CDS encoding GTPase family protein, with protein MDLRGLVQGLARDILGDQQMSEEDFEKIYRQIEDRVDNEPPPRFAFIGEAGVGKSSTLNALFNAGVAVSHIEACTRIADKIECLNGALIAYDMPGLGESRLKQREHIALYERVLKDVDVALWILDAQNRAIASVQEYLEAELQSINPRLLERMVIALNKVDLVYPGELAWHPLANLPSEEQEENIKGRIRDVKRRIREVIPNWKGKIIGYSANKRYNLPHLFDAMMDAVPNKRKWVVASRKALADFLELVDPQLLPPEKRRERATNPVPQPSKMSDVVSSMPPEEFAKFAGNQKAFIAWLKQQGQ; from the coding sequence ATGGATTTAAGAGGATTAGTTCAAGGCTTGGCAAGAGACATTTTGGGCGATCAACAGATGTCTGAAGAAGATTTTGAGAAAATTTACCGTCAGATTGAGGACAGGGTAGATAATGAACCTCCACCTCGTTTTGCTTTTATTGGCGAAGCTGGGGTAGGAAAGTCTTCTACATTGAATGCACTCTTTAATGCAGGTGTAGCAGTTAGTCATATTGAAGCCTGTACTCGAATCGCTGATAAAATTGAATGCCTGAATGGGGCATTAATTGCTTATGATATGCCCGGATTGGGTGAGAGTCGTTTAAAACAAAGAGAACATATTGCTTTGTATGAACGAGTTTTAAAAGATGTTGATGTTGCGTTGTGGATTTTAGATGCACAAAATAGAGCGATCGCTTCAGTACAAGAATATTTAGAAGCAGAACTCCAATCTATTAATCCCAGATTATTAGAACGAATGGTGATTGCTTTAAACAAAGTTGATTTAGTTTATCCGGGAGAATTAGCTTGGCATCCGTTAGCTAATTTGCCCAGTGAAGAACAAGAAGAAAACATCAAAGGAAGAATCCGAGACGTTAAAAGAAGAATTCGAGAAGTCATCCCGAACTGGAAAGGTAAAATCATAGGTTATTCTGCGAACAAACGCTATAACTTACCACATCTTTTTGATGCAATGATGGATGCTGTTCCCAATAAAAGAAAATGGGTGGTTGCATCTCGTAAAGCATTAGCCGATTTTCTAGAATTAGTCGATCCTCAACTTCTACCGCCAGAGAAAAGACGAGAAAGAGCAACCAATCCAGTGCCTCAACCTTCAAAAATGTCTGATGTTGTTTCTAGTATGCCACCGGAAGAATTTGCTAAATTTGCTGGCAATCAAAAAGCATTTATAGCATGGTTAAAGCAACAAGGACAATAA
- a CDS encoding Calx-beta domain-containing protein, with the protein MATITIPVINDTLDEDDETFSVSLNNADNAAIADDTGTATIIDDDVTPSIVSISPATISQNEGDTGTTLYIYQVTLSADPSQPVIVNYSTNDGTATVADGDYNDNDGSLTFNPGETLTQTITVEVNGDTDFEPDETFTVSLDSVTGNATVDPNADDSLATILNDDDQPLVSITPPTISQNEGNTGTTAYTFEITLSAPVSQPVTVNYSTNDGTATVANGDYLDNDGSVTFNVGETTQTITVEVNGDTTFEPDETFTVNLDSVTGDATIDPNADESVGTIVNDDGLPGLSIDNITVDESDGVAVFTVLLDTPSSENVSVDFTTVPGTATEDDYTPTNGTLNIAAGETAVTITVPIVDDLLDELNETFSIQLENPSNATITNDTATATITDDDEQPNISINDLTVNEDDGDVLFSVSLDAPSGQDVSVDYTTAPGSAGDGDFTPTSGTVVIPAGQTSVNIPVEILDDNLDEVDETFTVELSDPSNANIADDTGTATILDNDGQPNLTIEDITVNEDDGVAVFTVSSDAASGQEITVDFTTVTGSATEADFTGNSGTVTIAPGETFTTITVEITDDNLDEAEETFSVELANPSNANIVDDTGTATIEDDDGKPNLTIDDIIVNEDDGVAVFTVNLDAPSGQDLSVDFTTVSGTATNNDFTPNSGTLFIPEGQTTATITVEILDDNLDEPDETFSIQLDNPSNVNLSDDTATATINDNDGLPEISINDVTVSEADAEATFTVSLTGETSQDVIVNFTTNDESAIASADYTPNSGSVTITAGETSATISVPILEDTIDEPSETFTVDLTNATNADIVDDRGVGTITDNDIPVEIAINDIIVNEADGVANFTVSIDQAISQAVTVDFSTADGDAIAENDYRTASGTIVIPAGQTATTISVNLVEDQIDELDETFSVNLANPSNNARFGDNTGIATIIDDDATPTLSFENLNVVVNEADGTITFTLNLDTPSEQDISVDFTTNNGTATGNQDFTPTSGTINIPAGQTTATITVPILEDLNDEPAEEFTVSLSNPVNVRIEDEQATGTIVDNDLPVEIAIDDIIVNEADGVANFTVSIDQAISQAVTVDFSTADGDAIADNDYTPTTGTLTISPGETSATVSVDILQDGIDEADETFNLNLSNPSNNARFGDNTGIATIIDDDATPTLSFENPNVIVNETDGIITFTLNLDTPSQQDISVDFTTNNGTATGGQDFTPTSGTLNIPAGQTTVTITVPILDDELEEPSEDFTISLFNPVNVRLDDEPATGTIIDDETDTTPPVVTINPLTTDDPTPQLTGTVDDPNADVVVTINGVDYPAINNGDGTWTIPDNTIAPLEDGTYDVVVTATDPSGNTGEDETTDELTIDTTPPEVTVNFLTTEDPTPQLTGTVDDPNADVVVTINGVDYPAINNGDGTWTLPDDTIDIPLLNETYDVEVTATDPLGNTGEDDTDDELTIIAPLEVTIDPLVTGDNTPPLTGTVNDPNADVIVTINGVDYPAINNGDGTWTIPDNTIAPLPEGTYDVEVVATDRDGNTDTADTSGELVVDTTPPTVTINPLQTSDRTPELTGTIDDPNATVIVTVNGVEYEAINNGDGTWTLPDDTIETPLDPGSYDIVVNAIDEAGNTTVNDPTEDELIIDLIPPTVTVDFLTTLDLTPQLTGTIDDPNATVIVTVNGVEYEAINNGDGTWTLPDDTIDISLDPDTYNLEVTAIDEAGNVGEDETTDELTVVSLDDFEITPNPNNVFEIDGPADVVARIKYTLDEDTEVSLINELGVFRVNDTEGGIDLDGDGVTDLTPDDEGYLAAALQSGEVVFSALPGGLKDCEPPMTIRDFQIGDLLSYYLVQDGTTDSILAALAAGNNPTSNVFFGSVAANPDNLDHLNVTNITDSSYTLNWEDVVGGGDRDFDDFVVDVEITTENRPLGASLQGEEEQEVFDVRDVTSNEFIRVSAEVLPSTESLLENKVGLYRLVDESGVVRDRFTGNLIAPGEIGYRRAALSQTQFEFGELGTGREFIREGLYAPYIFTDDGDVYFPFLEANPNETDQLLLLGDNTFSFEDVLATSEEDYNDIVFKIDFDTDISDLGITLNNLEDNDNIFQIEGEIGRTANLKFTLEEIYDAAVTNEIGVFVFNDLNGGIDVDGDEVTDFLPGDRGYLEAALNSSQVIFSALAGEGLQDCKSPMTIREFQTNDLLGFYMVTDGTTDTVLAELALGEDLSSNIFFAPGGNQDNFDHLEVEDLGNSAYLLNWEDQFGGGDRDFNDLTVKVEVTNKATPLGAILQGNEQLEVFDLRDLATGKKALAEFTVFPSTESRLDNRAGLYQLADESGRVQDPVSGNLLAPGDTGYQEAAIAQSVVELGENGTNPVELDSGLYAAYFLVDGETAYFPFREANPGIVDQVALLGDNKVGFEDGANGGDLDYNDFVFGVDFTVV; encoded by the coding sequence ATTGCGACAATTACAATTCCTGTAATTAATGACACCTTAGACGAAGATGACGAAACCTTCAGTGTTAGCTTAAATAATGCAGATAATGCAGCGATCGCCGATGACACCGGAACAGCTACAATTATTGATGATGATGTAACTCCCTCAATAGTCAGTATTAGTCCCGCGACTATTTCCCAAAACGAAGGAGATACAGGAACTACCCTCTATATTTATCAAGTTACGCTCTCGGCAGATCCGTCGCAACCTGTTATTGTTAACTACAGCACTAATGATGGTACAGCTACGGTTGCTGATGGTGACTACAACGATAACGACGGTAGTTTAACTTTCAACCCTGGTGAAACCTTAACTCAAACAATTACCGTTGAAGTTAATGGTGATACAGATTTTGAACCCGATGAAACGTTTACTGTAAGTTTAGACAGCGTTACCGGGAATGCAACCGTTGACCCTAATGCAGATGATAGTCTTGCGACAATTCTCAACGATGATGACCAACCTCTAGTTAGTATAACTCCCCCTACTATCTCTCAAAACGAAGGAAATACAGGAACTACAGCCTATACTTTTGAAATTACATTGTCTGCACCTGTATCGCAACCAGTCACAGTTAATTATTCGACGAATGATGGAACGGCTACAGTTGCTAATGGTGATTATCTCGATAATGATGGTAGTGTCACGTTTAACGTAGGTGAAACGACACAAACAATTACCGTTGAAGTTAACGGTGATACCACGTTTGAACCCGATGAAACATTTACTGTCAATTTAGATAGCGTTACTGGTGATGCGACTATTGACCCGAATGCAGATGAAAGTGTGGGTACAATTGTCAATGACGATGGACTACCTGGTTTAAGCATTGACAACATTACAGTTGACGAAAGTGACGGGGTAGCTGTCTTTACCGTTTTACTAGATACACCAAGTTCTGAAAATGTCAGCGTAGACTTTACCACCGTACCAGGAACAGCAACCGAGGACGATTATACTCCGACCAACGGTACTTTAAACATCGCGGCTGGAGAAACTGCGGTAACAATTACCGTACCGATTGTAGACGATCTGCTTGACGAACTGAATGAAACTTTCAGCATTCAACTAGAAAATCCCAGTAATGCAACGATTACTAATGATACTGCGACTGCGACGATTACCGACGATGATGAACAACCAAATATCAGCATCAACGATCTTACCGTTAACGAAGACGATGGAGATGTTCTCTTTAGCGTTAGTTTAGACGCACCGAGTGGACAAGATGTTAGTGTAGACTATACCACAGCACCCGGAAGTGCAGGTGATGGTGATTTTACACCAACTTCCGGTACTGTAGTCATTCCCGCAGGACAAACATCAGTTAATATTCCTGTAGAGATTTTAGACGATAATCTGGATGAAGTTGACGAAACCTTTACCGTCGAGTTAAGCGATCCGAGTAATGCTAATATTGCAGACGATACTGGTACTGCGACAATTCTGGACAACGACGGACAACCAAATCTGACTATTGAAGATATTACTGTCAATGAAGATGATGGTGTCGCTGTCTTTACCGTTTCCTCAGACGCAGCAAGCGGACAAGAGATTACGGTAGACTTTACTACAGTAACCGGAAGTGCGACAGAAGCAGATTTTACCGGAAATTCTGGTACTGTGACGATCGCTCCGGGTGAAACTTTCACTACAATTACGGTAGAGATTACTGACGATAATCTTGACGAAGCTGAGGAAACTTTTAGCGTCGAGTTAGCTAATCCGAGTAATGCTAATATCGTTGACGATACTGGTACTGCGACAATTGAAGATGATGATGGTAAACCGAATTTAACGATCGACGATATTATTGTCAATGAAGATGATGGTGTCGCTGTCTTTACCGTTAACTTAGATGCACCAAGCGGACAAGATCTTAGTGTAGACTTTACTACCGTAAGCGGAACTGCAACTAATAACGATTTTACGCCTAATTCTGGTACTCTGTTCATCCCGGAAGGTCAAACGACAGCTACAATTACGGTGGAGATTTTAGACGATAATCTCGACGAACCTGACGAAACATTTAGCATTCAATTAGATAATCCGAGTAACGTTAATCTTAGCGACGATACTGCAACTGCGACAATTAACGACAATGACGGACTACCAGAAATAAGTATCAATGACGTAACTGTTTCCGAAGCTGACGCAGAAGCGACATTTACAGTTAGCTTAACCGGGGAAACATCCCAAGATGTCATCGTTAATTTTACAACCAATGATGAAAGTGCGATCGCGTCTGCTGACTATACTCCTAATTCGGGTAGTGTTACGATTACCGCAGGTGAAACCTCAGCAACAATTAGCGTCCCCATTTTAGAGGATACCATCGACGAACCCAGCGAAACATTTACCGTCGATCTCACCAATGCGACAAATGCAGATATTGTAGACGATCGAGGTGTCGGAACAATTACCGATAATGACATACCTGTCGAGATTGCGATTAACGATATTATTGTTAACGAAGCAGATGGAGTCGCTAACTTTACCGTCAGTATCGACCAAGCAATCTCCCAAGCAGTTACAGTAGACTTTAGCACAGCAGATGGAGACGCGATCGCCGAAAATGACTATCGAACTGCTTCTGGTACGATTGTTATTCCCGCAGGTCAAACTGCAACGACAATTAGCGTTAATCTGGTAGAAGATCAGATTGACGAACTAGACGAAACTTTCAGTGTCAATCTTGCTAACCCTAGCAATAACGCGCGATTTGGTGACAATACCGGAATTGCAACAATTATCGACGATGATGCGACACCCACGCTATCTTTCGAGAATCTCAACGTTGTCGTTAACGAAGCTGATGGAACGATTACCTTTACACTTAATCTCGATACACCATCCGAACAAGATATCAGTGTAGACTTTACCACCAACAACGGTACAGCAACAGGTAATCAAGACTTCACCCCAACCTCCGGTACAATTAATATACCCGCAGGACAAACCACCGCGACAATTACCGTCCCGATTTTAGAAGATTTAAACGACGAACCAGCAGAAGAATTTACCGTTAGCTTATCCAATCCAGTCAACGTTCGGATCGAAGACGAACAAGCAACAGGTACAATTGTTGATAACGATTTACCTGTCGAGATTGCGATTGACGATATTATTGTTAACGAAGCAGATGGAGTCGCTAACTTTACCGTCAGTATCGACCAAGCAATCTCCCAAGCAGTTACAGTAGACTTTAGTACAGCAGATGGAGACGCGATCGCGGATAATGACTATACTCCTACTACTGGAACCTTAACCATTTCTCCAGGAGAGACATCCGCAACTGTCAGCGTTGATATTTTACAAGATGGGATTGACGAAGCTGACGAAACCTTTAATCTTAATCTCTCTAACCCTAGCAATAACGCGCGATTTGGTGACAATACTGGGATTGCAACAATTATCGACGATGATGCGACACCCACGCTATCTTTCGAGAATCCTAACGTCATCGTTAACGAAACTGATGGAATAATTACCTTTACACTCAATCTCGATACACCATCCCAACAAGATATCAGTGTAGACTTTACCACCAACAACGGTACAGCTACAGGAGGTCAAGACTTCACCCCAACCTCCGGTACGCTTAATATACCCGCAGGTCAAACCACTGTCACAATTACCGTACCGATTCTAGACGACGAACTAGAAGAACCCTCAGAAGACTTTACCATCAGTTTGTTTAATCCAGTCAATGTTCGTTTGGATGACGAACCAGCAACGGGTACGATTATTGATGATGAAACTGATACCACACCACCAGTAGTTACAATTAATCCTTTAACTACAGATGACCCAACTCCACAATTAACCGGAACTGTAGATGACCCAAATGCAGATGTAGTTGTGACAATTAATGGTGTAGACTATCCTGCAATTAACAATGGAGATGGAACTTGGACGATTCCAGATAATACGATCGCTCCACTCGAAGATGGAACTTATGATGTTGTAGTCACCGCGACAGATCCTTCGGGAAATACAGGGGAAGATGAGACTACTGATGAGTTAACCATCGATACCACACCTCCGGAAGTAACAGTCAACTTTTTAACGACTGAAGATCCTACCCCACAATTAACCGGAACTGTAGATGACCCAAATGCAGATGTAGTCGTGACAATTAATGGTGTAGACTATCCTGCAATTAACAATGGAGATGGAACTTGGACCTTACCCGACGATACCATCGATATTCCTCTCCTCAATGAAACTTATGATGTTGAGGTAACAGCAACAGATCCTTTAGGAAATACGGGAGAAGATGATACTGACGACGAATTGACGATTATCGCACCCTTAGAGGTGACAATCGATCCCTTAGTTACAGGAGATAATACTCCTCCGTTAACAGGAACGGTTAACGATCCCAATGCAGATGTGATTGTTACCATCAATGGTGTAGACTATCCCGCAATTAATAATGGAGATGGAACTTGGACAATTCCGGATAATACGATCGCTCCTTTACCGGAAGGGACTTATGATGTTGAAGTAGTTGCTACCGATCGCGATGGGAATACTGATACTGCTGATACTTCTGGTGAGTTAGTTGTCGATACTACTCCCCCAACGGTAACTATAAATCCTCTGCAAACTAGCGATCGCACTCCAGAGTTAACGGGAACAATCGACGACCCAAATGCGACGGTGATTGTCACAGTTAATGGTGTCGAATACGAAGCAATTAATAATGGTGACGGAACTTGGACGCTACCGGATGATACGATTGAGACTCCTTTAGATCCCGGTAGTTACGATATCGTGGTTAATGCGATCGATGAAGCGGGAAATACGACGGTTAACGATCCTACTGAAGATGAACTAATTATCGATCTAATTCCACCGACGGTAACGGTAGATTTCTTAACTACTCTCGATTTAACTCCTCAATTGACAGGGACAATTGACGATCCAAATGCGACGGTGATTGTCACAGTTAATGGTGTCGAATACGAAGCGATTAATAATGGTGACGGTACTTGGACGCTACCGGATGATACAATCGATATTTCTCTCGATCCTGATACTTATAATCTTGAGGTAACAGCGATCGATGAAGCAGGAAATGTTGGGGAAGATGAGACAACTGACGAGTTAACTGTTGTTAGTCTCGATGATTTTGAAATTACTCCGAATCCAAATAATGTCTTTGAAATTGATGGACCTGCTGATGTAGTTGCGCGGATTAAGTATACTCTGGATGAAGATACGGAAGTAAGTTTAATCAATGAATTAGGAGTATTTCGAGTTAACGACACAGAAGGGGGAATTGACCTCGATGGAGATGGAGTAACTGATTTAACTCCTGATGATGAGGGGTATTTAGCTGCTGCTTTACAAAGTGGAGAAGTAGTCTTTTCCGCGCTTCCTGGTGGTTTGAAAGATTGCGAACCTCCGATGACAATTCGCGATTTTCAAATCGGAGATTTATTGAGTTATTATTTGGTTCAAGATGGAACAACAGATAGCATTTTAGCTGCTTTAGCGGCTGGAAATAACCCAACAAGTAATGTTTTCTTCGGTTCAGTTGCAGCGAATCCTGACAATTTAGATCATCTCAATGTTACGAATATAACTGACAGTTCTTATACTTTAAATTGGGAAGATGTTGTTGGTGGTGGCGATCGCGATTTTGACGATTTTGTGGTAGATGTGGAGATTACTACGGAAAATCGTCCTTTGGGTGCGAGTCTCCAGGGTGAGGAAGAACAAGAAGTCTTTGATGTCCGGGATGTCACCTCGAACGAATTCATCCGCGTCAGTGCAGAAGTCTTACCCAGTACCGAGTCTTTATTAGAGAATAAAGTTGGTTTGTATCGCTTAGTAGATGAATCGGGGGTGGTACGCGATCGCTTTACTGGTAATCTGATTGCACCAGGAGAAATCGGTTACAGACGCGCTGCGCTTTCTCAAACACAATTTGAATTTGGGGAGTTGGGAACTGGTCGCGAATTTATCCGGGAAGGATTATATGCTCCTTATATTTTCACCGATGATGGCGATGTTTACTTCCCATTCTTAGAAGCAAATCCTAATGAAACTGACCAACTTTTGTTGTTAGGAGATAATACCTTTAGTTTTGAAGATGTCTTAGCTACCAGTGAGGAAGATTACAACGATATTGTCTTCAAAATTGATTTCGATACCGATATTTCTGACTTAGGTATTACCCTAAATAACTTGGAGGACAATGACAATATCTTCCAAATTGAAGGAGAAATCGGACGGACAGCAAACCTGAAATTTACCCTCGAAGAAATCTACGACGCTGCGGTAACGAATGAAATAGGAGTGTTTGTCTTTAACGATCTTAACGGTGGTATCGATGTTGACGGAGACGAAGTAACTGACTTTTTACCAGGAGATCGAGGTTATTTAGAAGCTGCTTTAAATTCCTCACAAGTAATCTTTTCTGCGCTTGCTGGTGAGGGTTTACAAGATTGTAAGTCTCCGATGACGATTCGAGAATTCCAAACTAATGACTTGCTAGGATTTTACATGGTTACGGATGGAACCACCGATACAGTGTTGGCTGAGTTGGCTCTAGGAGAGGATTTAAGCAGCAATATCTTCTTTGCACCAGGAGGAAATCAAGACAATTTCGACCACCTAGAAGTGGAAGATTTGGGCAATAGCGCCTATCTTTTAAACTGGGAAGACCAATTCGGCGGCGGCGATCGCGACTTTAACGATTTAACCGTGAAAGTCGAAGTCACGAATAAAGCAACCCCTCTGGGAGCAATTTTACAAGGTAATGAACAACTAGAAGTATTTGATTTACGGGATTTAGCCACTGGGAAAAAGGCGTTAGCAGAGTTTACCGTCTTCCCCAGCACCGAATCTCGTTTAGACAATCGTGCAGGATTGTATCAGTTAGCTGATGAATCGGGACGAGTCCAAGATCCAGTATCGGGTAATTTGCTTGCACCGGGGGATACCGGTTATCAAGAAGCCGCGATCGCGCAAAGTGTCGTCGAGTTAGGTGAAAATGGGACAAATCCTGTAGAGCTAGACTCAGGTTTGTATGCAGCTTACTTCCTCGTTGATGGTGAAACCGCTTACTTCCCCTTCCGCGAAGCAAATCCAGGTATTGTTGACCAAGTAGCTTTGCTGGGAGACAATAAAGTTGGTTTTGAAGATGGTGCTAATGGCGGCGATTTAGATTACAACGATTTTGTTTTCGGTGTCGATTTTACGGTAGTTTAA